One region of Stegostoma tigrinum isolate sSteTig4 chromosome 19, sSteTig4.hap1, whole genome shotgun sequence genomic DNA includes:
- the LOC125461452 gene encoding syntaphilin-like — protein sequence MSGSGSRRFPGPRSRGVHGRSGFSSLFKSTLTPSSASAQQETQPLLQPSRRTSPPVRLRDSCATSSLSSSSNSGSYKGSDSSPTPRRSSKYSSCSENHGIKPPTPEQYLTPLQQKEVCIRHLRARLKETEEKLDERVGEVEDLKLQLSRMQEDWIEEECHRVEAQLSLKEARKEIKQLKQVIDTVKNNLVEKDKGIQKYFIDINIQNKKLEALLNSMELVQDGASLSAAGSPARSLTRSSTYTKLSEQGPELLLLDGTDLPHRGSLASGIDRAAEAAALTARSLLREGYVPSARIQLGTVREQGIQTDFSPSHPDLEVIAEKVLRSSTFDPGGLTAGAEDLRPLPDPQTRQTFGGSTDLRLVPVEAVPETPGAGVPQVPIQPALDEAPGQVAHWSRYYIVDLLAVTVPVVPTVVWIVSTQRGSSQPLYNIGVLLRSCCVLALQSLRRFSTNPASPNHPPS from the exons ATGTCTGGATCAGGAAGCAGACGATTCCCAGGACCACGAAG TCGTGGTGTCCACGGGAGAAGTGGCTTCTCCTCCCTCTTTAAATCAACATTGACCCCATCCTCGGCCTCAGCACAGCAGGAGACGCAGCCCCTCCTCCAGCCGTCCAGACGCACCTCTCCGCCGGTCAGATTACGGGACAGCTGCGCGACATCCtccctcagcagcagcagcaactcGGGATCCTACAAAGGCAGTGACAGCAGCCCCACTCCCAG GCGTTCGAGTAAATATTCGTCCTGCAGTGAAAACCATGGGATCAAGCCACCAACTCCAGAGCAATATCTGACCCCTCTGCAGCAAAAGGAAGTCTGCATCAGACACCTGAGGGCAAGGCTAAAGGAGACTGAGGAGAAGCTGGATGAAAG GGTTGGGGAAGTGGAGGATTTGAAATTGCAGCTGTCAAGGATGCAGGAAGATTGGATCGAGGAGGAGTGTCACCGTGTGGAAGCCCAGCTGTCCCTGAAGGAGGCCAGGAAGGAGATCAAGCAGCTAAAACAGGTGATTGACACAGTGAAGAATAACCTGGTGGAGAAGGATAAAGGCATCcagaagtatttcattgacaTCAACATTCAAAACAAGAAGTTGGAAGCTCTGTTAAACAGCATGGAGTTGGTGCAGGATGGTGcatctctttctgctgctggctCTCCAGCCCGGTCTCTGACCCGCAGCTCCACCTACACCAAGCTGAGTGAGCAGGGGCCTGAGCTCCTGCTCCTTGATGGCACTGATCTTCCTCACCGTGGCTCCCTCGCTTCTGGGATCGACCGCGCTGCAGAGGCTGCTGCCCTCACAGCACGGTCCTTGCTGCGGGAGGGATATGTGCCGTCAGCCAGGATCCAACTGGGCACTGTCCGCGAGCAGGGCATCCAGACTGACTTCTCCCCCTCTCATCCTGACCTGGAAGTGATAGCGGAGAAGGTCCTGAGGTCAAGCACCTTTGACCCTGGCGGCCTCACCGCGGGGGCAGAGGATTTGAGACCGCTCCCTGACCCACAGACACGACAGACCTTCGGTGGGAGTACCGATCTGCGGCTAGTTCCTGTGGAGGCAGTGCCCGAGACCCCTGGAGCAGGAGTGCCACAGGTGCCCATCCAGCCGGCTCTGGATGAAGCTCCCGGTCAAGTGGCACACTGGAGCCGGTATTATATTGTGGATCTGCTGGCAGTGACAGTACCTGTAGTACCTACTGTTGTTTGGATTGTCAGCACCCAGCGAGGCAGCTCACAGCCTCTCTACAACATCGGGGTGTTGCTGCGCAGCTGCTGTGTTCTGGCTCTGCAGTCCCTACGACGATTCAGCACCAATCCAGCTTCCCCGAACCACCCTCCATCCTAG